A stretch of DNA from Synergistales bacterium:
AGGAGATGCTGGAGATCTACTCCGGGCGGAACATCCCCTCCCTGCCGGAGGAGCGGCAGTGACGGCGGCCGGACGCCGGGTGGAGAAGGGGTGACACCGGCGGAACGGGACCGCGCCTGCATGGAAGCGGCGCTGGAGGAGGCCCGCCGGGCCGCCCGGGGCGGCGACGTTCCCGTGGGAGCGGTGGTCGTCGCAGACGGCGCGGTCATCGCCCGGGGGCGCAACCGGCGCGAGGAGCGCGGCGATCCGCTGGCCCACGCCGAGATGGAGGCCCTCCGGGAGGCCGCCGTGGAGCTGGGGCGCTGGCGCCTCGACGGCTGCACCCTCTACTGCACCCTGGAACCCTGCCCCATGTGCGCCGGGGCCATCGTCCAGGCCAGGCT
This window harbors:
- a CDS encoding nucleoside deaminase, translated to MEAALEEARRAARGGDVPVGAVVVADGAVIARGRNRREERGDPLAHAEMEALREAAVELGRWRLDGCTLYCTLEPCPMCAGAIVQARLPRLVYGAADPRAGTAGTLYDIPRDSRLAHRCRAAGGVMAPECRQLL